GGCACGGTAGGCCGGTCGCCACCTCTACGGCCACTAACCCCAACGCCCACAGGTCGACGGACGTGTCAAACGGCTCTTGCCTGCGCTGTTCCGGTGCCCAGTACACCATGGTTCCTGCTAGCTCGGTGAGCAGGGGTTGGGCGGTGGTAAGTGTTTCGGCCAACCCAAAATCTTCTAGCAGGAATCGGCACCGGCGGCGTAAGATATTGGCTGGCTTGATGTCTCGGTGTACTATTTGTCGACGATGACACTCCGTCACGGCTGCTGCCAACTGCCGCATCACGCAGAAGAACCGAGACGGCTGGTTCCTCGGCCCTTCTCGACGCAGGAAGGCATTTAGGTCCTCGTCGCACAGAGGCATTACCATAAAAAGGTAGTCTCCCTCTATGATGGCCTCTTGCAGGGGTATTATATTTGTATGTTCTAGGGACCTGAGTATGTCGAATTCCTGGATGGCGTGGTGAGTGAGCATAGTCCTTTTCACCGCCACTGCTTGGCCGTGTCGTTGGCCTCTATAGACACGCCCAAAGCTGCCTTCTCCCAAGATCTCCCCTAGGTGTAAATGTTCCATCTGAAACATGTTAACTAGACACCTTTTGTCTTACGGAACACTGGTTCTGGTTGgccgagcaactacagttattcagataaacaggtaaacggaaaataataatataatcggtaacggaagaaatatatacatatatatatattcggtgACGGAAAAATAAGGTATAttcggtaacaaaaaaaaaaaactataacgggttccctcctttcagaggttatttctaaagaacggttaacggatcatgacaataatatatactatgcatgaaatggttttaaatctttaatgtgtatgttagtgatttttctaccctctgtatctttcaggtcatagacgacaggtgaaacaactttaacgacggtaagcggtccggaaaacttcggagccaacttggcggcgaaactgtcaacggccgaggataaaggacggtcccggcgtagaactttatctcccacatggtatcggacttctcttcgtcgaagattgtagtggtgagcctgttgttggaaggcacggtatagtttagtacggacgaactcataagcctcctggagatgtttgatctgttgagtacggtaaggcatgtctctgttttcttcttctgtactgttggattctccgttcatttcattattgtgggggtttgtcgaataaatcgccttTGGGagttctagttcccttccataatttaaaaatgccggtgtaaatccagtagactcctgcttagcggtgttgatggcaaacgttaactctcctatcttttcatcccaggttcgttgatcggcttcacaaaactgtgctatcatggtctttagggtacggttagctctttctacagggttgcactgaggagtatacggtggtgtgaaacggtgagcgatgttcagctctcggagactgttcttgaatagcctgctgtcgaattgtactccattgtcggatattactagttttgggcaaccatatttcaggataacttgttcgtagagagccgaataaacagttttggcggtggctttccgcaacggacgacactctacccactttgtgaaccggtcttgcattaccacgatgtaggagtttcccttttttgaccgtggcaatggtcctacaATGTCTGTGGATACTTCttggaacggcgcatccgccattcggtgtggtgtggtgtggtgtgagatttcagtggtcgattcgataaagtatcatttcaattcctgaggaactagtggatcaattcgaaccaaatcttgaaactgcacatagttttcgaattgagatacacatgttgaatttcagttcgatagtacaaagaggaattgagatttcagtggtcaattcggaagagtgtgatatcaattcctcaaaaactcttggaccaattcgacccaaatcttgaaattgcacatagttttcgaattgagatgcacatgttgaatttcagttcgatagttcagataggaattgagatttcagtggtcaattcggcaaagtgtgatatcaattcctcgaaaactgttgcatcaattcgaaccaaatcttgaaactgcacatagttttagaattgagatgcacatgttgaatttcagttcgatagttcagataggaattgagatttcagtggtctattcggcaaagtgtgatatcaattcctcgaaaactgttggatcaattcgaaccaaatcttgaaactgcacatagttttagaattgagatgcacatgttgaatttcagttcgatagatcagataggaattgagatttcagtggtcaattcggcaaagtgtgatatcaattcctcgaaaactgttggatcaattcgaaccaaatcttgaaattgcacatagttttagaattaagatgcacatgttgaatttcagttcgatagttcagataggaattgagatttcagtggtctattggcaaagtgtgatatcaattcctcaaaaactgttcgaccaattcgacccaaatcttgaaactgcacattgttttcgaattgagatgcatatgttgaatttcagatcgatagttctgataaaaatgaagatttcagtagtcgattcgacaaaacatcatttcaattcctcaaaaactgtcggatcaattcgaaccaaatcttgaaacggcacatagttttcgaattgagatgcacatgttgaatttcagttcgatagttctgataggaattgagatttcagtggtcgattcgacaaaatatcatttcaattccaaaggaactattgaatcaattcgacccaaatctcgaaactgtacacagttttcgaattgagatgcacatattgaatttcagttcgatagtgcagataggaattgagatttcagtggtcgattcgacaaaatatcatttcaattcccaaggaactattgaatcaattcgacccaaatctcgaaactgtacacagttttcgaattgagatgcacatgttgaatttcagttcgatagttctgatagaaattgagatttcagtggtcgattcgacaaactatcattttaattcctgatcaactagtggataaattcgaaccaaatcttgaaactgcacatagttttcgaattgagatgcacatgttgaatttcagttcgatagttcgaataggaattgagatttcagtggtcaattcggcaaagtgtgatatcaattcctaaaaactgttggatcaattcgaaccaaatcttgaaactgcacatagttttcgaattgagatgcacatgttgaatttcagttcgatagttcagataggaattgagatttcagtggtctattcggcaaagtgtgatatcatagatttcgaaaatttccaaaaaagatggggtcacttaaaaattcgtcaagaccaaacgttTGAACCTACGTCGATGAAATTTATTATTTCTAGGAGAGCTGCTCTTTTAAAGTATTTATCACTTGTAGATCTATGATGATTTTTATGGGAGTTAAgcatctcgaaagctgaccttcgaaaaattcccaaaaagatggggtcacttaaaaattcgtcaaggccGAACGGTTACAtctaggtcgatgaaatttcgagatttgtcactagAAGATTTGCTTTTTTAGGATATGTATAATGTTCGGATCTGTGgggatttttctgggagatatgcGTGTCAAAagtagatttcgaaaattttcaaaaaagatggtatcacatgaaaattcgtcaagatcaaacggttgcaccgatgtcgatgaaatttcgagattttctaCTAGGAGAGCTGCTCTTTCGAAAAATGTATCACTTGTGGATCTACGATGATT
The window above is part of the Coccinella septempunctata chromosome 8, icCocSept1.1, whole genome shotgun sequence genome. Proteins encoded here:
- the LOC123318266 gene encoding negative regulator of the PHO system-like translates to MFQMEHLHLGEILGEGSFGRVYRGQRHGQAVAVKRTMLTHHAIQEFDILRSLEHTNIIPLQEAIIEGDYLFMVMPLCDEDLNAFLRREGPRNQPSRFFCVMRQLAAAVTECHRRQIVHRDIKPANILRRRCRFLLEDFGLAETLTTAQPLLTELAGTMVYWAPEQRRQEPFDTSVDLWALGLVAVEVATGLPCRQGEEEQHWASSLDDKYRAEMKRLRFPVRWYIEGLLQDKPSHRRPAAQWEWPGTDTVLLVETVAQPPPLIPVSTLRPAPLPPAAPLTPPPQLSPVPQEPPAPGKTLILPSRLASKIQAQPNPRLWSPSLRTEVIALIPTTVEGRRRLQLKLRFPSGTAHRLWVPVD